From the Quercus lobata isolate SW786 chromosome 6, ValleyOak3.0 Primary Assembly, whole genome shotgun sequence genome, one window contains:
- the LOC115950372 gene encoding uncharacterized protein LOC115950372, translated as MEGVEPPHPAAGLHQGDVSPHQAESRGSQRGGPRKSPERREVQEGSMHTTHTTRTRTRGKSHVSHAKYDGDLQREIADLKRELRHVRRERSPLRSEPSSGESDGASYRRRSRTPQSETFSYEEERHHRRRRKSPTSRGLGNDAMNKALS; from the coding sequence atggaaggagtggaaccgCCTCACCCCGCAGCAGGGCTGCATCAGGGTGATGTTAGCCCgcatcaggcggagtcaaggggctctcagcgcGGTGGTCCTCGAAAGAGTCCCGAGCGGAGGGAAGTCCAGGAGGGGAGCATGCATACCACTCATACCACGAGAACCCgtacacgcgggaagagtcacgtgTCCCATGCGAAGTATGATGGGGacctgcaacgtgagattgcggatttgaagagagagttacgCCATGTACGACGGGAGCGTTCACCACTTCGCTCCGAACcatcatccggggagtcggatgggGCTAGCTACAGGCGGAGGTCGAGGACCCCGCAGagtgagactttctcctacgagGAGGAGCGTCATCATAGGCGGAGGCGTAAAAGTCCTACaagcaggggcttgggaaatGATGCGATGAACAAAGCACTGAGCTAG